A stretch of the Microcella sp. genome encodes the following:
- the resB gene encoding cytochrome c biogenesis protein ResB produces the protein MEPLRPSDFHDSTEPDKNEPATRSTIAQPKLDAAGWLRFAWRQLTSMRTALVLLLLLAVAAIPGSLVPQRSADPNGVVQFERDNPDLFPVLDALQVFDTYTSVWFSSIYLLLFVSLIGCIIPRTQHHAKALRARPPATPARLDRLVGHTERRASVDIETALAEARTLLRKQRFRVERYGDSLSAERGYLRETGNLVFHMALVGILATIGLAGGFGYNGQRVIVQGQTFTNQLTSYDSFSPGRFFDETRLDPFSLRLDDFEAVYDLDTTTGRPIPLDFTASVTVTENGESRAETVRVNEPLPVGATNAYLLGNGFAPWITVFDGEGTAVFSQPVPFLPQDANLTSLGVVKVPDGLDEQLGMIGFFYPSAVALDSGALSSIFPEPDNPVLTLNVFEGDLGLDEGVPRNAYSLNTDDLDQITGGDTGVDSIVLQLGESAELPDGRGSVEFTRLPRFVSLDIHHDPTQAGVLISSLLVLAGLLTSLFVPRRRLWVVATADGEGVRLQYAGLARGDDAGLERAVGELADRHVELLARPQQPATR, from the coding sequence GTGGAACCGTTACGCCCCTCTGACTTTCACGACAGCACTGAGCCTGACAAGAACGAGCCCGCGACGCGCTCGACGATCGCCCAGCCGAAGCTCGATGCGGCGGGCTGGTTGCGCTTCGCCTGGCGCCAACTCACGAGCATGCGCACAGCGCTCGTGCTACTGCTGCTGCTCGCGGTCGCCGCGATTCCCGGCTCGCTCGTGCCGCAGCGCTCGGCCGACCCCAATGGCGTCGTGCAGTTCGAGCGCGACAACCCCGACCTCTTCCCGGTGCTCGACGCCCTGCAGGTCTTCGACACCTACACCTCGGTGTGGTTCTCGTCGATCTACCTGCTGCTGTTCGTGTCGCTCATCGGCTGCATCATCCCGCGTACTCAGCATCACGCGAAGGCGCTGCGCGCGCGACCCCCGGCCACTCCGGCACGCCTCGACCGGCTCGTCGGGCACACCGAGCGGAGAGCATCCGTCGATATCGAGACGGCGCTCGCCGAAGCGCGCACGCTGCTGCGTAAACAGCGCTTCCGCGTCGAGCGCTACGGCGACTCTCTCAGCGCCGAGCGCGGCTACCTGCGCGAGACCGGCAACCTGGTTTTTCACATGGCGCTCGTCGGCATTCTCGCCACGATCGGTCTCGCGGGTGGATTCGGCTACAACGGCCAGCGCGTCATCGTGCAGGGGCAGACGTTCACGAACCAGCTCACGAGCTACGACTCGTTCAGCCCCGGCCGCTTCTTCGACGAGACCCGGCTCGACCCGTTCTCGCTCAGACTCGACGACTTCGAGGCGGTCTACGACCTCGACACCACGACCGGGCGACCGATTCCGCTCGACTTCACCGCGTCGGTGACGGTCACCGAGAACGGCGAATCCCGTGCCGAGACCGTGCGGGTGAATGAGCCGCTACCGGTCGGCGCCACGAACGCCTACCTGCTCGGCAACGGATTCGCGCCCTGGATCACCGTCTTCGATGGCGAGGGCACAGCGGTGTTCAGTCAGCCCGTGCCGTTCTTGCCGCAAGACGCCAACCTGACGAGTCTGGGCGTCGTCAAGGTGCCCGACGGGCTCGACGAGCAGCTCGGCATGATCGGCTTCTTCTACCCTTCAGCCGTCGCGCTCGACTCGGGGGCCCTGAGCTCGATCTTTCCCGAGCCCGACAACCCCGTGCTGACGCTCAACGTCTTCGAAGGCGACCTCGGCCTCGACGAGGGGGTGCCGCGCAACGCCTACTCGCTCAACACCGACGACCTCGACCAGATCACCGGAGGCGACACGGGCGTCGACTCGATCGTGCTGCAGCTCGGCGAGAGCGCCGAGCTGCCTGACGGGCGGGGCAGCGTCGAGTTCACGCGCCTGCCGCGCTTCGTGAGCCTCGATATCCACCATGACCCGACGCAGGCGGGCGTGCTCATCTCGTCGCTGCTCGTGCTCGCCGGGCTGCTGACGAGCCTGTTCGTGCCGCGGCGTCGACTGTGGGTCGTGGCAACGGCCGACGGCGAAGGGGTGCGGTTGCAGTACGCGGGCCTCGCGCGTGGTGATGATGCCGGGCTCGAGCGCGCGGTGGGCGAACTCGCCGACCGGCACGTCGAGCTGCTCGCCCGACCGCAGCAGCCGGCGACTCGCTAG
- a CDS encoding DsbA family protein → MSRSAAPSAPSSKKKPVKKPMSPRTAQFIAIGVALAFVAAIALIVVTSLGGGAQTDALPDVTPEGQAEVQRADSHYINGSADSAVTIVEFLDFQCPACAVAAGSVGSIIDTYGDDVAVVIRNFPLTSIHPHAVDSAVAFEAAAAQGAAAEMYRALFATQQQWSPGSGSQADVFRGLAEDLGLDMAAYDAAVADPATLERVSRDNADAMGLGLQGTPSFFIDGEQAAIASLDDLAALVAQALGE, encoded by the coding sequence ATGAGTCGTTCTGCCGCGCCCAGTGCGCCGTCGTCCAAGAAGAAGCCCGTCAAGAAGCCGATGTCGCCCCGCACGGCACAGTTCATCGCCATCGGCGTCGCCCTCGCTTTCGTCGCGGCGATCGCCCTCATCGTCGTCACGAGCCTCGGCGGAGGCGCGCAGACGGATGCTCTTCCTGACGTCACCCCCGAGGGTCAGGCCGAGGTGCAGCGCGCCGATTCGCACTACATCAACGGCTCAGCCGATTCTGCGGTGACCATCGTCGAGTTCCTCGACTTCCAGTGCCCCGCGTGCGCCGTTGCGGCGGGCAGCGTCGGCTCGATCATCGACACCTACGGTGACGACGTGGCCGTGGTCATTCGCAACTTCCCGCTCACGAGCATCCACCCCCACGCCGTCGACTCGGCCGTGGCCTTCGAAGCCGCCGCTGCCCAGGGTGCTGCCGCCGAGATGTACCGGGCCCTCTTCGCGACGCAGCAGCAGTGGAGCCCCGGCAGCGGCTCGCAAGCCGACGTGTTCCGCGGCCTGGCAGAAGACCTCGGTCTTGACATGGCGGCGTACGACGCCGCGGTCGCCGACCCGGCCACGCTCGAGCGCGTGTCGCGCGACAACGCCGACGCAATGGGCCTGGGCTTGCAGGGCACCCCGAGCTTCTTCATCGACGGAGAGCAGGCGGCGATCGCCTCGCTCGACGACCTGGCCGCTCTGGTCGCTCAGGCTCTCGGCGAGTAG